TGATGGAGCATTTTTaagtccaaatggcataacaagTCACTCAAAATGTCATTCTGGACAAGTAAAAATTGTCCACTCAATTGATTCTTCTGCTAATCGTATTtgccaaaaccctaatttacaatcaaatttactaaaatatttactctcttgaattttatttatgagCTCATCCTTGTTCAGTAATTTATAACTATCTTCATAAGTATTATCATTTAATCTCTTGTAATTATAAACTATTCTAGCCTTACCTCTCTTTAATTCTGAATGTTTTCTCACAATAAATGATGCTGATCTATATCTAGACTTGGAATgtctaattacttttaaatttaacaactcTTTTATTTGCTGCTCAAATTCTTGTTTATCTAATAAGCTACAAGGCATATCAGCCGTCTTAATGGTTAAATCTGGATTGATTGTATCTAATTttgctaatattttatttttattccaatGCAACTGAGGGTCTTCTCCTTTAATTCTAGTTTGTTCTGCTAATTGTAATAATTCTTCTAAACTCTTTGGTCTATCTAATTGTAATATTTCTATATggggtttttcttttaaaatcggatattcatgttcaaatatttcttcatcaaactcttctATATTATTATGCTCATCATCCTCTTTTGAGTTTTCTAAATAATAACCATCTTGACTACTAGGTTCTTCTATACTTATGCTTTTATATGCTTCTACAATATTACTTTGGTCAGTTATTATAATAcctcttttgaaaaatgttatggtgggattcataaataaaaaaccttgtaaatttttcaaaaaattcaaacctaaaataaatgggtatgATCCTATTGGTGAAACAAATGTTAATggtaaattaaattgttatttttctactttaatAGACTCATTATTAATGCATTGTGTTAAGTAAAATGGTCTCTCATCAAATTGTGTTATTCTCATtggttttgctaatttttgtctatatttttctgGTACTAATTCTTCTCTTATGACACTCTTTGTACTCCCTGTATCTATCATAGTTGTTGTTTGTATCTTATGTTCTTTTGCTAATTCTATTTCACAATTTATGGTAATTAAAGaactattttttggtttttctatactaTAAACAGTATTTCCTAATATTTCAGTATTTTCTTGTGATTCTGCTGAATTAACTTCTAATAACCTATTACTATAACACTTTTCACACAATATTGaatatgtattataatatttatttgcaACTAATTTACTACACTTATGACATTTTTCTGGCCAACctaaattaatgtatttatactCTTCTTCATGTTGTTCTTCTATGAATGCACACATATGCTCTTCTAAATCACTATTTGTGCTACTTGAACTTTCAGAATTTGAATCTATCATGTTAATACTCTCTATACTATAAATACTCTCATTTTCACTTAAATAATTTAAGCTACATATTGACTGTATATCTTCTTCTAACTTAAACAACTCCATTAAAGGTACTTTCTCTCTAGGCTGTTTTCCTAATTTTGGACACTTAGGTCTAATATGTCTAGTCTCTCCAcatgaataacatttacaaCTACTCTTATCTTTTGGTGCCttatattttctaatccaaggtcttccacttctttttctaaattgttttggaatatattttctctttctatatgTTCTTGAAGGTTTTATGCTGAAATTCTTACGCTGTTTGTATGGTTTGTATGACCTCTATttctttttatatgttttttatGCTTATTCTTCTTATGACAACCATATTATTGTGGTAAATCTATATTTTTACAGCTCATGTAAAATTGTTTCCTAATCTGCCTCTTAGCTTTTATTTGGCTACACTCATGTCTAAGTATGtcatatacatatatgatgATAGATGGGATAATCACCAGCAAGCAGCAATAGCAACAGCTGAagtagacttaagttcaaatttagCAGTCATAGGTTGTATTCCAAATTATGTTATGACAATAAACaaatttagtaaatatattaaagtaagcataagaacaaaaaattataatatgaaaggagaatataaaaatttgtgtaTTAGCTTAATGTATATTGGTAAAGTGTTTGATAGATATAATCATaagtttaatttagaatttcaaaaattaGTTCAAACATTTGATAGTAAACATGTAAATATGATAGAAGCAAAACCCGTAGATAATAGCTTTTTAGAAGGAACTCAGTGGGCATTATCTAATTTACAAATAGCAAAAAATAGACAACTAgataaaatacaaatatattaaACTAGTACAGGTCAAGCAACAATTAGGTTTAGTAATTATAAgcaactaaaaaaaatagaagaggaTGAAAGCGAGATCGAAAATGAGAGTATTCATATGGTTTTtgataatttaaatattaatttagttGAGAAATTTTTTGATTATATTGTAGATAAACTCATAGAAGATATTGATCATTTAGATGAAGAACAATACatagaaaaatataagacatATGATTTAGGACTACATAGAATTTCGGATGAAGAGatgaaaactttaattttagaaataggagtagaacatattTCAGGAccaaaagaatataataatttattagaattGAGAGCAGAATTCATAGTAGGATGTAAGCCAGCAGAAGAAAGTAGTACATTAGGAGTAGAAAATCCAAATCTAGGTCACACAAGTAGAACCGATCAACAATTTTTGAGACCAACAAATGAACATTATAATGAAGGAGCACGAGTAGACCACATAGAAGAAAACAtgataaaacctaaaaaaaataggattccatatttgagaggtttagaaaaaattaatataGTGGATAATATATTAAACTTAGATAGTGTAGATCCACAAGATTGGGAAAGAACGATTGAGAGATGGGAAAAAGGTTGCGTACATGCAGcattaatgttagattttagtAATTCACAAAACATGTTAGATTATTTTGAGCATACTTTAGATGGTTTAGTTTTTGACTATTTCCAGTCATGGAAAGTCCAAAATCCAGAACAACATCAGGTAGCCaaaacacattttaatattGATGGTTTTGTTACCTTGATTAAACAAGAATTTTTAGATCATAATAGGTTAGATGGCAGAAGCgaataagaacaaaaaagagtaactagaaatttagaacaattacaaatttgtgatttacaATATATAGTTGAGTATAACACatatttctttaaatatttaggaAGAACAAATAGAATtagtgatattaatttattagatacttatatgacaaaaataaaaggaccaataggagaaaagatttggaatgaatggcaaaagcatccaaagaaaaatgacgGCCACTCACAGTACAAGTACAAGGCCTTAAAGGCTGAACTCAGAGGTACCCTGATTAATGTCCAGTTATTTGTATGGCAAACATTCAATTATAACAGAGTGTTCGAACAAAGTATGATTGTTAGTTTAGCAGGTTAATAATACAACTACAATATGTTTCCCTGTTTTGGACTAGAAGTCTAAATAAACAAACAcagtaaagaaagaaaagaaagcttaCTTAAGACTTGGAGATTCCTTGAATATGTACACTTGaacttttattgatatataGAATGTTTACAAAGATACCTGTTTACAAGAAAGTGTTTACAAGGATGCTATGAAGGCTACGAATGCTTGAAGATGATGTGTGTGAGAGTAGGGTGTTCTTTTATGTTGAGAGTTGAGAGGTGTTCTTACGATGAAAGGAATTTCTCCTTATATACATTGAATGAGGATACTAACAtacaaaattctaattgaatggTGTGCCTTATCTTCCCTTTTTTGGCACTGTTTTTGAATCTGTAGACACTGTTTCTGCTTATGACGGGATCTTGTCTTGTCTTTCTTTTGCTTTGATAAAGGTCATGTGAACCCATGTGAATCCTCTTGCATGGTTTCTTCTTCTAAAGCCCTCCCTTGTCACCTTTCTTATGCCCAGTTTGGGTATTATCAAAAAAATTTGTCTTTATGATTAAAATGAAAGTTTTTTGGGTGTTTTGGTTAATTTTCCCTTGAAAGAATGATTCTGAAAATGGATATGAGAGTAACGATGGGTGTCGTTAGGGTGTTATGGTGTTTTTGGTGGTTTTTAATCAATGAAGGACATGTTGACCGATAAAATATCAACGAGGAGGAATAGAGACTTTTcacaaataaatttaatcaaaagagCAATTTTGTAAAAGATCGATCAAAAGGACAACTATTGTCCAAAAATGGATTATTGCTGCTAAAAGCCCAAAATAATGGAATACAAAGACTAGAACATGGGCTGTTGTAAGATGTTGGCTTATCTAATCTGCACTACATGCTCACGGTAATGGATTATGGATGAGGATTCTCTCCGGATGCTCACATTTtaccgttcattgtatatcgtgcaaCCATCATTCGTTAagtattgtttttgtttgattttaaattaaaaaattcaaaataatttctaaccgcacaatgtacgatgaacgaatagaATGTgaggatccggatgggatccaaatccatagattaTGACGAGTTTGATAGAGGAAATTAGTAATTACATTGTTTCCTTTACTTTCAAATTAATGAGGAGTGAGAGTAGGAAAGGCAAGCCATGATCTACATATTTGCAATCCAATCCATGTGAAATTTTCAAGTTCTAAGGAATTAGGAACAAGTTATTATAGGGGGAATTGCAAAATGTTAGAAAAGAGAAATTAGAAATGCTCTTCATGAGCGTTATAATATAAAGTCACGTGAGAAAATTCATAAAGAGCATTTCTTATTCCTCCTATCTAGTATTTAGTGATTCACTTCTCAATAACTTGACTCAATACGATGTTACGTAAACCAAATTACAGGTACATAAACCTCGTCCAATTTGATATAACCGCAGTCCgtcatttttatttatcaaatcGTCCATTTCTTAACAATATGTCGTACCATTGCTCCTTTTCATTAATGTCgtttatttttctgttaaatgtaAAGGTATATCAGCTACTTTCCTGAAAGTTCAAATTTATAGGTGTACTTTGGGTTATCAATCCAATCACAAATCTCTACCGACCCAAAAGGTAGCTGAAACCCTACCTGCACTGTTTTTCAGAAGGAAATAGCAATGTGATTTTAACAGAGAAGCATCCTGAATAATCAAGTATCCAATTTCTTGCATCAACCCTGTCTGGGCATATACAAACTTAAGGACTGAGGAAGGTGAATTGGGTTTAGAtgagaaagggaaagaaaataaataagagGCCTATGGAGGTTCTGAGGCTCTGTCTGGGCGTATACTCAATTGTCCAGCTTTACGACACAATCGCACATTTGTTATAACTGTATTGTGGATTTCAATTGTGGAACGGTGCTATGTTAGGTGAAAACCCTATTTTATTCGGGTCGAATTCGTAGTACACACTCGTCAATAAGAAGATACATAAAAACAGATACATAAATGCTCCCTTATACTTTCATCACTCACCTTTTTGGTCGTCGTGGGTTGGGTAGAAACGAAGGTGAGTGGACGGCAACAATGCACAGGAAAGAGAGTATGATTGCTATTACACAAAGCCCATATGCATATAGATTCTAAATTGCAGCACAAGAAGCTGAATAAAGGTTAAGGGGACATGAATGAATTATCCAACCTTAAAGAGGACCGGTGTTTGCTGGTTTCTGAAAGGCTCTTACAACTGGCATTCCATCTCCTCCGTCATTCCCTACCCTCCAGGAGCGATCCTTCTTCCTCTGAGTCTTTTTGTGCTGTTTATGGGGCGCAGTGGGCTTTCTGACAGTGACTTTCTTCTTGGTAGCCAGCCCATTAGCTAAGTCAAATGAATTGAGATCTTCCAGGACATGATCAAGCTCTGGCTCGTCTTCACCTTCATCATCTACAGAGTGTTCATTCTCAGAGGAGTCTGATTTATGCTGCTCAGATAAGCAGTTTCCCACAGCATCTTCCTCAGTCATTCCAGGGGGCATTTGATAATGGGGCAGCTTTCCATCAATGTAATCCTTCAAAATTTGGCGGGCAGCTCTCGTTTCATCAGGAAGCCCACTTGAGGCGACATAACCACGAGAGGCACAATAGACCCTCAGAAATTCTGCTGCCAAAGGTGGTCGAGACTGCAGTTCATAGGATTTGGGCTTGGGCAGATCAATCCTATAAACCCCTTCAATAACATGCCGTGGAATTCGATTGGCCACTACCTGCACAGCCTCCCTATTCTCAGTCATTCGATCAATTGGCAATACACCAGAAGCAATCATTTCATGTCTTGAGCTTGAAAAGGATGGAAAGACCAATCCAGGGCAATCACATAGCATTAACTCGTCAGACATAATCAATGTTTGGAAATGCTTTGTCTTCCCAGGAGTAGAGGTAACACCTGTCTTCTTCTGGCCTACCAAGGCATTAATTGTCGAGCTCTTTCCCACATTTGGATATCCAACAAATCCCACAACTACATTACTAGAAGCTGAATTTCCAACAACATTTCCACTTCGAGAACCACTGGATCCTGATTTCCTCAGTTTGACTATTTCTTCTGCCTCAGATTGTAAACGAGCCAAAAGCTCAATCCTCccatatatttttgtatcaggGTCTTCTGACTCCTGCAGGCTATTTTCTGTCCACGGGGAACTGAGACTTTTCCCTTCTGTAGCTGCTGTAGCAGCTTTAGCCGACCAAAACACAAAGAGAATACCTTGCGAACGGAAATATTGTGCCCACTTCTCCCTGAAGAAAAAGCCaagtaataaaattaatttaggaggGTGTCAAATTGAAGAACAGAACAGCTCATCAAGGTTACAAAGGTACAAACCTAACAGATAAAGGTAAGAGATCTGCTTTGTTAACAAGAAGCATTGTCCTTTTGTGCTTGTCGACCTCTCGTGCATAAACCTGCATAGAGTAAAGATCAGTACTGCTCTTCAAAGTCATCTCTAGTTAAAGAGGAAAGAACCAAGGTTTCTCCATTTCAAAGTATCTTGAGGAAACTACAAACGATGAGTCCCTTGGGAATTCAATGGAAGAGACTCACGCCATCAAGATTGATGGGGCTCTTTCAGTATCATTTTCGAACCAACTTAACCCTGTTTTTCTTCAACAAAGACCCACAGTGTGCAATTTGCAGTCCATATTTTACAAACCAATCTGAACGCATCAATAACAGTAACAACTTGTCCCTTCGAAGCTTCACAAGTCATTATGGTAATTAAGA
This genomic stretch from Pyrus communis chromosome 2, drPyrComm1.1, whole genome shotgun sequence harbors:
- the LOC137725206 gene encoding GTPase LSG1-2-like, translated to MGKNEKTGLGRALVRQHNQLVQQTKEKGLMYKRQQKKVLESVTEVSDIDAIVEKADEADRLFSLDRPAPNLLIDLDGNEITPEQRREQKRKEEALHAGSLRVPRRPPWTPQMSVEELDNNERQAFLTWRRSLARLEENDKLLLTPFEKNLDIWRQLWRVVERSDLLVMVVDARDPLFYRCPDLEVYAREVDKHKRTMLLVNKADLLPLSVREKWAQYFRSQGILFVFWSAKAATAATEGKSLSSPWTENSLQESEDPDTKIYGRIELLARLQSEAEEIVKLRKSGSSGSRSGNVVGNSASSNVVVGFVGYPNVGKSSTINALVGQKKTGVTSTPGKTKHFQTLIMSDELMLCDCPGLVFPSFSSSRHEMIASGVLPIDRMTENREAVQVVANRIPRHVIEGVYRIDLPKPKSYELQSRPPLAAEFLRVYCASRGYVASSGLPDETRAARQILKDYIDGKLPHYQMPPGMTEEDAVGNCLSEQHKSDSSENEHSVDDEGEDEPELDHVLEDLNSFDLANGLATKKKVTVRKPTAPHKQHKKTQRKKDRSWRVGNDGGDGMPVVRAFQKPANTGPL